The following coding sequences are from one Phycisphaerae bacterium window:
- a CDS encoding ABC transporter substrate-binding protein, which yields MANQNTSHRLLLGHSPDPDDAFMFYGLATGRVDSGRWRFEHILQDIQTLNERAMRGELHITAISIHAYPHVAGQYALTNCGSSMGDGYGPMIVARRPMDVAALKGKRIAVPGRMTTAFLALNLLLGKDSFQHEVVMFDQILAHVADGKADAGLIIHEGQLTYRNNKLHCVVDLGVWWKELTGLPLPLGGNAIRRDLGEGNMREIAGIIKNSIQYSLDHRDEAVQHAMQYARDMNQSLADRFVGMYVNEWTLDYGDTGRKAVRELLRRGHAAGLVPDAGRIDFV from the coding sequence ATGGCAAACCAGAACACCTCTCACAGACTCCTCCTCGGCCACAGCCCCGACCCGGATGATGCCTTCATGTTTTACGGGCTGGCGACCGGACGCGTGGATTCCGGACGATGGCGATTCGAGCATATTCTGCAGGATATCCAGACGCTCAATGAACGTGCGATGCGCGGCGAACTGCACATTACCGCGATCAGTATTCACGCCTACCCGCACGTGGCCGGCCAGTACGCCCTGACCAACTGCGGATCGAGTATGGGTGACGGCTACGGTCCGATGATCGTCGCTCGCCGGCCGATGGACGTGGCGGCGCTCAAGGGCAAGCGCATCGCCGTGCCCGGACGCATGACCACCGCCTTCCTGGCTCTCAACCTGCTGCTCGGCAAGGATTCCTTTCAGCACGAAGTGGTCATGTTCGATCAGATCCTCGCCCACGTGGCCGACGGCAAGGCCGACGCCGGGCTGATCATCCACGAGGGCCAACTCACCTACCGGAACAACAAGCTGCACTGTGTCGTGGATCTGGGCGTCTGGTGGAAAGAACTGACCGGCCTGCCGTTGCCGCTCGGGGGCAATGCGATCCGCCGCGATCTCGGCGAAGGGAACATGCGCGAAATCGCCGGGATCATCAAGAACAGCATTCAATACTCGCTCGATCACCGCGATGAGGCCGTTCAGCATGCGATGCAGTATGCCCGCGACATGAACCAGTCGCTGGCCGATCGGTTTGTGGGCATGTACGTCAATGAGTGGACGCTGGACTACGGCGACACGGGCCGCAAGGCCGTTCGCGAACTGCTCCGCCGCGGCCACGCCGCAGGACTGGTACCCGACGCCGGACGGATCGACTTCGTTTAG